The following are from one region of the Geoalkalibacter subterraneus genome:
- the dusB gene encoding tRNA dihydrouridine synthase DusB, whose product MKIGNLSLANNLFLAPMAGITDLPFRLIFKSFGVSLVFTEMVSANGLVYNGARTRDLLRSQPREKPLAVQLFGADPDIMARAAALVEEEADVIDINMGCPVKKVVRSGAGSALMREPLRAAAIIRAVRHVTRRPLTVKFRSGWDRDSENYLEVGRMAQEEGADAVTLHPRTRTQGFGGLSDWSHIRKLKQALKIPVIGSGDVLKPADADRLTEQTGCDALMLGRGAYGNPWLARSILNLNNREETSCPPPAKRRQVALLHIDMHLEYFGATRTLGEMRKHLCWYARGLPGAANFRARINSTRSIAEMVRETDAFFSASSDQL is encoded by the coding sequence ATGAAGATAGGCAATCTTTCCCTTGCCAACAATCTTTTCCTGGCCCCCATGGCCGGCATCACAGATCTGCCCTTCCGTCTGATTTTCAAAAGTTTTGGCGTCAGCCTGGTTTTTACCGAAATGGTCAGCGCCAACGGACTGGTCTACAATGGCGCCCGCACACGTGACCTTCTGCGCTCCCAGCCGCGCGAAAAACCCCTGGCCGTCCAATTGTTCGGAGCAGATCCGGACATCATGGCGCGGGCAGCGGCGCTTGTTGAAGAGGAGGCCGATGTTATCGACATCAACATGGGCTGCCCGGTTAAAAAAGTTGTTCGCTCCGGGGCCGGTTCGGCCCTGATGCGAGAGCCCCTTCGTGCAGCCGCTATCATCCGTGCGGTACGTCATGTCACACGGCGCCCTCTGACCGTCAAGTTTCGCTCCGGCTGGGACCGGGACAGTGAAAATTACTTGGAAGTCGGTCGTATGGCGCAGGAAGAAGGTGCCGATGCTGTCACCCTTCATCCCCGGACCCGGACTCAAGGATTCGGCGGCCTCTCCGATTGGAGTCACATTCGAAAACTAAAACAAGCGCTTAAAATTCCCGTCATCGGAAGCGGCGACGTCCTCAAACCTGCCGACGCCGACAGACTGACCGAACAGACCGGGTGCGATGCACTGATGCTCGGCCGCGGGGCATACGGCAACCCATGGCTGGCACGCAGCATTCTCAACCTGAACAACAGGGAGGAAACCTCTTGTCCTCCGCCAGCTAAACGACGCCAAGTTGCCCTGCTTCACATCGACATGCACCTGGAATATTTCGGGGCAACGCGCACTCTGGGCGAGATGCGCAAACACCTGTGCTGGTATGCACGAGGCCTGCCCGGCGCCGCCAACTTTCGCGCACGAATCAACAGCACCCGCTCCATAGCTGAAATGGTCCGGGAAACCGACGCATTCTTTTCTGCGTCATCCGATCAATTGTAA
- a CDS encoding citrate (Si)-synthase, translated as MATLKETLLKKIQEHRPRTTRLVKEFGDVKIGEVTIAQAIGGARGVKCLVTDISYLDPMEGIRFRGMTIPETFEALPKVPGSEYPYVEGFWYLLLTGDVPTDAQVQEVVEDWKARAQVPEYVFDVLRTMPRDTHPMTMFSAAILAMQRESVFAKKYAEGISKMDYWDPMYEDCSTLMARLPQIAAYIYRMKYKGDTPIAPDPDLDMGGNFAHMMGIDKPYDDVARMYFILHSDHESGNVSAHTTHLVASALSDAYYSLSAGINGLAGPLHGLANQEVLRWTQDFMKKLGGEVPTKEGLEKALWDTLNSGQVIPGYGHAVLRKTDPRYTAQREFCLKTPGLKDYPLFQLVSMIFEVAPDVLQQHGKAKNPWPNVDAQSGVIQWYYGVTEYDFYTVLFGVGRALGVLANITWDRALGYAIERPKSVTTDMLEEAAGIKK; from the coding sequence ATGGCGACTTTGAAGGAAACTCTGTTAAAGAAGATCCAGGAGCACCGTCCTCGCACCACCCGTCTGGTCAAAGAATTCGGCGATGTGAAAATCGGTGAGGTAACCATCGCTCAGGCCATTGGTGGTGCACGCGGCGTCAAGTGCCTTGTGACCGACATCTCCTATCTTGACCCCATGGAAGGTATTCGCTTCCGCGGGATGACAATTCCTGAGACTTTTGAAGCTCTGCCCAAGGTCCCCGGTTCCGAATACCCCTATGTGGAAGGTTTCTGGTACCTGCTGCTGACCGGTGACGTTCCGACCGACGCCCAGGTGCAGGAAGTTGTCGAAGACTGGAAAGCCCGTGCTCAGGTTCCCGAGTATGTCTTTGACGTGCTGCGCACCATGCCCCGCGACACCCATCCCATGACCATGTTCTCCGCTGCTATCCTTGCTATGCAGCGTGAATCCGTCTTTGCCAAGAAATATGCTGAAGGCATCAGCAAGATGGATTACTGGGATCCGATGTATGAAGACTGCAGTACTCTGATGGCCCGTCTGCCCCAGATCGCTGCCTACATCTACCGCATGAAGTACAAGGGAGATACCCCCATCGCTCCCGATCCCGACCTCGACATGGGCGGCAACTTTGCTCACATGATGGGCATTGACAAGCCTTATGATGATGTTGCCCGCATGTACTTCATCCTGCACTCCGATCATGAGTCCGGCAACGTGTCTGCGCACACCACCCACCTGGTGGCTTCCGCACTGTCCGATGCCTATTACAGCCTCTCTGCCGGCATCAACGGTCTGGCAGGCCCGCTGCATGGTCTGGCAAACCAGGAAGTTCTCCGCTGGACTCAGGACTTCATGAAAAAGCTCGGCGGCGAAGTGCCCACCAAGGAAGGGCTCGAAAAAGCTCTGTGGGACACCCTCAACAGCGGTCAGGTCATCCCCGGCTACGGTCATGCTGTTCTGCGCAAGACCGACCCCCGCTACACCGCTCAGCGTGAGTTCTGCCTGAAGACCCCCGGTCTCAAGGATTACCCGCTGTTCCAGCTGGTCAGCATGATTTTCGAAGTGGCTCCTGACGTTCTGCAGCAGCATGGCAAGGCTAAGAACCCCTGGCCGAACGTCGACGCCCAGTCCGGTGTTATCCAGTGGTACTATGGCGTGACCGAGTATGACTTCTACACCGTTCTGTTCGGTGTTGGCCGCGCCCTCGGTGTTCTCGCCAACATCACTTGGGACCGCGCTCTCGGCTATGCTATCGAGCGTCCCAAGTCCGTTACCACCGATATGCTGGAAGAAGCAGCCGGTATCAAGAAGTAA
- a CDS encoding class I SAM-dependent methyltransferase codes for MDKGFKEKVKEQFARTADRYVHDEGFAHGDDLAEAARLLNPTTDDLMLDVATGGGHTSLFFAPKVRSVVASDLTMQILKKAQEFISEEGGVENITFREADAEDLPFPAGSFTILTCRIAPHHFPDVPQALREFFRVLRRGGRMVIIDTLLPEDPEIADFYQTMEKMRDPTHVQAFTEDQWLAMAKEAGFIDLQTQKFPKTHDFITWAKRSGLDRQGVQRLNKYFIDAPQKVHDYFQIETFAGEVESYTDQKLLLFGRRPEKK; via the coding sequence ATGGACAAGGGGTTTAAGGAAAAAGTAAAAGAACAGTTCGCACGGACAGCCGACCGTTATGTCCACGACGAAGGCTTCGCGCATGGAGACGACCTGGCTGAAGCAGCCCGCCTGTTAAATCCGACCACAGATGATCTCATGCTCGATGTCGCAACCGGCGGAGGACATACATCTTTATTCTTTGCCCCAAAAGTCCGCAGCGTAGTCGCCTCGGACCTTACCATGCAGATTCTCAAAAAAGCACAGGAGTTCATCAGCGAAGAGGGGGGCGTGGAAAACATCACTTTCCGCGAGGCCGATGCCGAGGATCTGCCCTTCCCCGCAGGATCTTTCACCATCCTCACCTGCCGCATCGCACCGCACCATTTTCCCGACGTGCCCCAGGCTTTGCGCGAATTTTTCCGTGTCCTACGCCGCGGAGGGCGTATGGTCATCATCGATACTCTGCTGCCGGAAGATCCTGAGATTGCAGATTTCTACCAGACAATGGAAAAGATGCGCGACCCTACCCATGTGCAGGCGTTCACTGAAGACCAGTGGCTCGCCATGGCGAAAGAGGCCGGCTTCATCGACCTGCAGACCCAGAAGTTCCCCAAAACCCATGATTTCATCACATGGGCTAAGCGCTCGGGCCTCGACAGACAAGGAGTTCAGCGCCTCAACAAGTATTTTATCGATGCACCGCAGAAGGTCCATGACTATTTTCAGATTGAAACTTTCGCAGGGGAAGTGGAAAGCTACACCGACCAAAAGCTTCTGCTGTTCGGCCGTCGACCGGAAAAGAAATAG
- a CDS encoding aldo/keto reductase has translation MKQTELGSTGLRVTPLVFGSLPLGPLQADLDPREGGRLIRHALDCGINMVDTAELYGTYAHIREGLAGLSNLPVLASKTHATTAEDARQHVENALRGIGVERLDIVHIHGARLSDPFNERAEVLEELQRMRAEGLIGHIGLSTHYICAVRAAADHPEIEVIHPLINRGGMGILDGSAEEMAAAISYAAARGKGIYAMKALAGGNLISSARTSLGYVRRLDGVHAVAVGMLAREEIEANIALFDQRAEDETLWRALESRRRHLKIMANFCKGCGACVDACTNDALRLVDGKAEIIEENCILCGYCAAACPEFIIRVV, from the coding sequence ATGAAACAGACGGAATTGGGAAGCACTGGTTTGCGCGTCACCCCCCTTGTCTTCGGCTCGCTGCCTCTGGGACCGCTGCAGGCTGATCTCGATCCGCGTGAAGGCGGACGGCTGATCCGCCATGCGCTCGATTGCGGCATCAATATGGTGGACACTGCAGAGCTTTACGGTACCTATGCGCATATACGCGAGGGGCTTGCCGGGTTATCAAACCTTCCGGTCCTTGCCAGTAAAACTCATGCAACCACCGCCGAAGATGCCCGTCAGCATGTTGAAAATGCTCTGCGGGGTATAGGGGTTGAGCGGCTTGATATCGTGCACATTCATGGCGCCCGCCTCAGCGATCCTTTCAATGAAAGGGCCGAGGTTCTCGAAGAACTGCAGCGTATGCGCGCAGAGGGGCTTATCGGCCATATTGGACTTTCCACCCATTATATCTGTGCGGTTCGTGCCGCGGCAGATCATCCTGAGATTGAAGTTATTCATCCCTTGATCAACCGCGGTGGCATGGGGATTCTGGATGGCTCGGCAGAAGAGATGGCTGCGGCCATCTCCTACGCGGCGGCCAGGGGCAAGGGGATCTATGCCATGAAAGCTCTGGCAGGCGGCAACCTCATATCCAGCGCTCGCACCAGTCTTGGCTACGTCCGCAGGCTTGACGGCGTACATGCGGTCGCCGTCGGCATGCTCGCCCGTGAAGAGATCGAGGCCAATATCGCTCTCTTTGATCAGCGGGCCGAAGATGAAACCCTCTGGCGGGCGTTGGAAAGCAGGCGACGCCACCTCAAAATCATGGCGAATTTCTGCAAGGGGTGCGGTGCCTGTGTGGATGCCTGTACGAATGACGCATTGCGGCTTGTTGATGGCAAGGCCGAGATCATCGAGGAAAATTGCATTCTTTGCGGGTATTGTGCGGCGGCCTGTCCCGAATTTATTATCCGGGTGGTCTAA
- a CDS encoding permease: MENWDVMLAELGLKLWRELLYILPYLAIGVFLEAVIRTFKWHVRIRKALTRFGLISIVFATLLGAISPLCACATLPLVISLLLAGLPLAPAVSLLVTSPLMSPASYTMLSGMLGLGWANMVLLSAIFLGLFAGYLTHWLRDFGFSEDVIFKKKLPEGDFHDPDYPVEELRCECGKQLSHRVDRCTHNKFLVFLAKFWEGAIKIGKFAMIGLIIEVVVTSFVPNQWIINLLSGEGLAPIFTLTFATIPLHLPQVTAASMIFGFFLPDPGEAIALAKGPGIAMLVGGPVTALPVMGVFISMFRPRVVLLYLALCVTGTLFLALTLRVLPISL, encoded by the coding sequence ATGGAAAACTGGGATGTGATGTTGGCCGAACTGGGGCTTAAACTGTGGCGTGAATTGCTTTATATCCTGCCGTATCTTGCCATCGGTGTTTTTCTCGAAGCCGTAATCCGCACGTTTAAATGGCATGTGCGCATTCGCAAGGCGCTGACCCGCTTCGGCCTGATCTCTATCGTATTCGCCACCCTGCTTGGAGCCATAAGCCCCCTTTGCGCCTGTGCAACGCTGCCGCTGGTTATCTCTCTGCTGCTGGCCGGGCTGCCTTTGGCGCCGGCGGTCTCCCTGCTGGTGACCTCGCCGTTGATGAGCCCCGCATCCTATACCATGCTCTCAGGCATGCTGGGGCTGGGATGGGCCAACATGGTGCTGCTTTCCGCGATCTTTCTCGGCCTTTTCGCCGGTTATCTGACGCACTGGCTGCGCGACTTCGGATTTTCCGAAGATGTTATTTTCAAGAAAAAACTTCCTGAAGGCGATTTCCACGACCCCGATTATCCCGTCGAAGAGCTGCGCTGTGAATGCGGCAAGCAGCTGTCGCACCGGGTCGATCGCTGCACTCACAACAAATTCCTTGTTTTTCTGGCCAAATTCTGGGAAGGGGCGATCAAGATCGGTAAATTCGCCATGATCGGCCTTATTATTGAAGTGGTGGTCACCTCTTTTGTCCCCAATCAGTGGATTATCAATCTGCTCTCCGGGGAAGGGTTGGCTCCGATTTTTACCCTGACTTTCGCAACAATCCCCCTGCACCTTCCCCAGGTGACGGCGGCGTCGATGATCTTCGGCTTTTTTCTGCCGGATCCCGGTGAGGCGATTGCTCTGGCCAAGGGGCCGGGTATTGCCATGCTGGTCGGGGGGCCGGTGACGGCTTTGCCGGTTATGGGGGTTTTTATCTCCATGTTCCGCCCGCGAGTTGTTTTGCTCTATCTGGCTCTATGTGTCACCGGGACCTTGTTTCTGGCTCTGACGCTGCGCGTGCTGCCGATTTCACTGTGA
- a CDS encoding class I SAM-dependent rRNA methyltransferase, with amino-acid sequence MLPSAVVGPETVRMLELGHPWVIADRYTRRWPKGRAGDLVLLTDEKGRALGCALRDPSDRVVARVISEKAVKLDQSWFEAMLRDALMRRRHADLGDTTAYRLVNGEGDDLSGVVIECYGDFLLIQLYTQAWEPYLDRIVAALVKVVGPRGIYLKTRPRQTRKLAAENRENRLGRHVWGAQARFPLTVRENGLNFLVDLEEGLHTGLFMDQRHNRADLMKRIAGAHFLNLFCFTGAFSVAAAAAGAEHVVSVDASATYLDWARQNFRANGLDPQDHEFIAGDCFAVLAEAVRENRRFDVILMDPPSFSTTRSSRFTTRGGTSDLVASALRLLSPGGLLICSSNHQKIDWAEFLKEIRRGALQAGSSPRVLSTRGQPEDFPFPVTFPEGRYLKYVMMEK; translated from the coding sequence ATGCTGCCTTCAGCTGTGGTCGGGCCTGAAACGGTCCGCATGTTGGAACTGGGCCATCCCTGGGTGATCGCAGATCGATATACACGCCGGTGGCCGAAAGGTCGCGCCGGCGATCTTGTTCTGCTGACGGACGAGAAGGGGCGAGCTCTGGGCTGTGCGCTGCGCGACCCCAGTGACAGGGTGGTGGCGCGGGTCATATCAGAAAAAGCGGTGAAGCTTGATCAATCCTGGTTTGAAGCGATGCTGCGTGACGCACTCATGCGGCGGCGTCATGCGGATCTCGGCGACACGACAGCCTATCGTCTGGTGAACGGGGAGGGGGACGATCTCTCCGGCGTGGTGATTGAATGCTACGGCGATTTTCTCCTGATTCAGCTCTACACCCAGGCGTGGGAGCCCTACCTCGACCGCATTGTCGCAGCGCTGGTGAAAGTGGTTGGGCCCCGCGGCATCTATCTCAAGACCAGACCGCGCCAGACGCGCAAGTTGGCGGCCGAAAATCGGGAAAATCGGCTGGGGCGCCATGTCTGGGGCGCCCAGGCCCGGTTCCCGTTGACGGTGCGGGAAAACGGCCTGAATTTTCTGGTCGACCTGGAAGAGGGGCTCCATACCGGGTTGTTCATGGATCAGCGTCATAACCGCGCAGACCTGATGAAGCGTATCGCAGGAGCGCATTTTCTGAACCTGTTCTGCTTCACCGGGGCATTTTCCGTTGCAGCAGCAGCTGCCGGAGCCGAGCATGTCGTCAGTGTGGACGCTTCTGCGACCTATCTCGATTGGGCGCGCCAGAATTTCAGAGCTAATGGTCTCGACCCGCAAGACCACGAATTCATTGCTGGTGATTGCTTTGCTGTGCTGGCCGAAGCCGTACGTGAAAACCGGCGCTTTGATGTGATCCTGATGGACCCTCCTTCCTTCTCGACGACCCGTAGCAGCCGTTTCACAACGCGAGGCGGCACCAGTGACCTGGTCGCCAGTGCCTTGCGATTGCTTTCTCCCGGAGGGTTGCTGATCTGTTCATCCAATCATCAGAAAATCGATTGGGCCGAATTTCTCAAGGAGATTCGTCGCGGAGCTCTGCAGGCCGGCAGTTCGCCTCGGGTTTTGTCCACCCGGGGTCAGCCTGAAGATTTCCCCTTTCCCGTGACATTCCCCGAAGGGCGCTATTTGAAATACGTGATGATGGAGAAATAG
- a CDS encoding tetrathionate reductase family octaheme c-type cytochrome, with translation MKGKQPRKSLGLFVLMLLTIPLTALAGHENYISGPLNSGPEVTAACLNCHEDAATDVMKTSHWNWNLKQTINGKEVDRGKKNAINNFCVSIDSNWPRCTSCHIGYGWEDASFDFTDKTKVDCLVCHDTTGTYKKTATGAGHPDEVVDLVYVAKNVGTPSRFNCGSCHFFGGGGDAVKHGDLDSSIDYPERETDVHMAVEGNDFTCQTCHATENHEISGNAMVVSPSNQTHIGCESCHADPHAESLLNDHTAAVACQTCHIPTFAKQIPTKTSWDWSTAGQDLEEAKDEHGKPTYMKKKGHFTWDKNIVPEYAWYNGTGGAYIPGDKINPDEMTLLSYPLGDINDPEAKISPFKVHTGKQIYDTEHQYLITPKVFGKDGYWKTFDWQSAAKLGMEASGLEYSGNYDFASTKMYWSINHMVSPKEQSLGCLDCHGDNGRLDWKALGYEGDPLRTGKSARLK, from the coding sequence ATGAAAGGGAAACAGCCCAGGAAGAGCTTGGGACTTTTCGTCCTCATGCTCCTCACCATTCCGCTGACCGCTCTGGCCGGTCACGAAAACTATATCAGCGGACCGCTCAACAGCGGACCGGAAGTGACTGCAGCTTGCCTGAACTGCCACGAGGACGCAGCCACAGACGTCATGAAAACCAGCCACTGGAACTGGAACCTGAAGCAGACCATCAATGGCAAAGAAGTCGACCGCGGCAAAAAAAACGCCATCAATAACTTCTGTGTCTCCATTGACAGCAACTGGCCGCGCTGCACCAGCTGCCATATCGGCTACGGCTGGGAAGACGCCAGTTTCGATTTTACCGATAAAACCAAGGTCGACTGCCTTGTATGCCATGACACGACAGGGACCTACAAGAAAACCGCCACCGGTGCGGGCCACCCCGATGAAGTTGTTGACCTGGTCTATGTCGCAAAAAATGTCGGCACCCCCAGCCGCTTCAACTGCGGGTCCTGCCACTTCTTCGGTGGCGGCGGCGATGCGGTCAAACACGGCGACCTTGATTCATCGATCGATTATCCCGAACGGGAAACAGATGTGCATATGGCTGTAGAAGGCAACGACTTCACCTGCCAGACCTGCCACGCGACCGAGAATCACGAGATCAGCGGCAACGCCATGGTTGTTTCCCCCTCCAACCAGACCCACATCGGCTGTGAAAGCTGTCACGCCGACCCGCACGCCGAAAGCCTGCTCAATGACCACACGGCGGCTGTAGCCTGTCAGACCTGTCACATCCCGACCTTTGCCAAGCAAATCCCCACCAAAACCTCCTGGGATTGGTCAACCGCCGGGCAGGATCTTGAGGAGGCAAAGGACGAGCATGGCAAGCCGACTTATATGAAAAAGAAGGGTCACTTCACCTGGGACAAGAATATCGTGCCTGAGTATGCCTGGTACAACGGCACCGGCGGCGCATATATCCCGGGGGATAAAATCAACCCCGATGAGATGACTCTGTTGAGCTATCCTCTCGGCGACATCAACGACCCTGAAGCCAAGATTTCACCTTTCAAGGTCCACACAGGCAAGCAGATCTACGACACCGAACATCAGTACCTGATCACTCCGAAGGTGTTCGGCAAGGACGGTTACTGGAAAACCTTCGATTGGCAGAGCGCCGCCAAACTCGGCATGGAGGCCAGCGGCCTCGAATACAGCGGCAACTATGACTTTGCCTCCACCAAGATGTACTGGAGCATCAACCACATGGTGTCCCCCAAAGAGCAGTCCCTGGGTTGTCTGGATTGCCACGGCGACAACGGTCGCCTGGACTGGAAAGCCCTTGGCTATGAAGGGGATCCGCTGCGCACCGGCAAGAGCGCACGCCTCAAGTAA
- the fabI gene encoding enoyl-ACP reductase FabI, with product MGFLEGKRGIIFGVANDKSIAWGIARALRDAGAELAFTYLNEALEKRVRPLAESLGSSLVLPCDVQKDSDIEAVFGELEKAWGKLDFVVHSVAFAHRDDLKRPFSQTSREGFSLAMDISAYSLLPISRYAAPLMKEGGSIVTMTYLGAQKAVPNYNVMGVAKAALEASVRYLAAELGPEGIRVNAVSAGPIKTLAASGIGQFKEKLKLMDDFAPLRRTVTQEEVGKSALYLVSDLSSGVTGEVHFVDAGFNVIVNA from the coding sequence ATGGGATTTCTTGAAGGAAAGCGCGGCATTATTTTCGGTGTCGCCAACGATAAGAGTATTGCCTGGGGGATCGCCCGGGCTCTGCGCGATGCCGGCGCCGAGTTGGCCTTTACCTATTTGAACGAAGCGCTGGAGAAGCGCGTCAGACCTCTTGCCGAGAGTCTCGGATCGTCGCTGGTGCTGCCGTGCGATGTTCAGAAAGATTCGGATATCGAAGCGGTCTTTGGCGAGCTTGAAAAAGCCTGGGGCAAGCTTGATTTTGTGGTTCATTCCGTGGCGTTTGCCCACCGTGATGACCTCAAGCGACCTTTCAGCCAGACTTCTCGCGAGGGATTCTCCCTGGCTATGGACATCAGCGCCTACTCTCTTCTGCCGATCAGTCGCTATGCCGCGCCCTTGATGAAAGAGGGGGGCAGTATCGTCACTATGACTTACCTTGGGGCGCAGAAGGCGGTTCCCAATTACAATGTCATGGGGGTCGCCAAGGCTGCTCTGGAGGCCTCTGTCCGCTATCTGGCCGCAGAGCTGGGGCCTGAAGGTATTCGGGTCAACGCCGTTTCGGCCGGTCCGATCAAAACCCTTGCAGCCTCGGGGATCGGCCAGTTCAAGGAAAAGCTCAAGCTGATGGATGATTTTGCGCCTCTGCGACGCACCGTCACGCAGGAGGAAGTCGGGAAATCGGCTCTTTATCTGGTATCCGACCTTTCCAGCGGCGTGACCGGCGAGGTCCATTTTGTTGATGCCGGATTCAACGTGATCGTTAACGCTTGA
- the hflX gene encoding GTPase HflX codes for MLDGNLTGLKPSQIKALERVHKRRTAADQVIGADLARFLTELSGEIRRQLAVLIDRQGTVVHVIVGDDREIVIPDLSRYRLGRSGLRGLRCIHTHLGGEPLSQDDLTDLALLRLDLMAAIAVGAHGLPGRIDYAHLLPPTPEGKGVELLSAPSVHDLHLDFPHFISSLESEMERKMGETFDLSDPREKAILISAGREPRAELEDSLSELAELARTADVVVLDQVVQRTQKIHPRFLMGEGKLKEVIIRALQQGATLLIFDQELSPGQARAIGAMTEMKVIDRSQLILDIFARRAHTLDGKVQVELAQLKYIMPRLLGKGTSMSRLMGGLGGRGPGETKLEIDRRRIRDRITRLEKQLASLSKGRRQRRQRRIRSQLPIISIVGYTNAGKSTLLNALTQSAVFTEDLLFATLDTSSRRLRFPQEREVIITDTVGFIRKLPKSLLGAFKATLEELEDADLLLHVVDISDPRFEEQIVAVERILQDLDLGTLPRQLVFNKTDKVSSQEVAALCRRFNAIGVSALDRSSFNPMLAELESRFWPGEADDALHEHSEP; via the coding sequence GTGCTTGACGGCAACCTGACCGGACTCAAGCCCAGCCAGATCAAGGCTCTTGAGCGGGTTCACAAGCGACGCACCGCTGCCGATCAGGTCATTGGAGCGGATCTGGCCCGCTTTCTGACGGAATTATCGGGCGAGATTCGTCGCCAGCTTGCAGTTCTGATCGACCGCCAGGGCACGGTCGTGCATGTCATCGTCGGCGACGATCGTGAAATCGTTATCCCCGATCTGTCGCGCTACCGCTTGGGTCGCAGCGGCCTGCGCGGGTTGCGCTGCATCCATACTCATCTTGGTGGTGAGCCCCTGTCCCAGGATGACTTGACCGACCTTGCCCTGCTGCGTCTGGATCTGATGGCTGCGATTGCCGTTGGTGCGCACGGTCTTCCCGGACGCATCGATTACGCCCATCTGCTGCCTCCAACCCCCGAAGGAAAAGGGGTTGAGCTGCTCAGCGCGCCTTCCGTACATGACCTCCACCTCGACTTCCCTCACTTTATCTCGTCCCTTGAGTCCGAGATGGAGCGCAAGATGGGGGAAACTTTCGACCTCTCCGACCCCCGCGAAAAAGCGATTCTCATTTCGGCCGGCCGTGAACCGCGGGCTGAACTGGAAGATTCTCTTTCCGAACTTGCCGAACTTGCCCGAACCGCTGACGTGGTGGTGCTGGACCAGGTGGTGCAGCGTACCCAGAAAATTCACCCCCGATTTCTGATGGGGGAGGGGAAGCTCAAGGAGGTCATCATTCGCGCCCTGCAGCAGGGGGCGACCCTGCTGATTTTTGATCAGGAGCTTTCGCCTGGGCAGGCGCGGGCGATCGGCGCCATGACCGAAATGAAGGTTATCGATCGGTCTCAGCTGATTCTCGACATTTTTGCCCGGCGGGCTCATACCCTGGACGGCAAGGTGCAGGTTGAGCTGGCGCAACTCAAATACATCATGCCGCGCCTGCTCGGCAAAGGCACATCCATGTCCCGCCTGATGGGTGGTCTTGGCGGCCGCGGGCCGGGTGAAACCAAGCTCGAGATTGATCGCCGCCGCATTCGAGACCGGATCACCCGCCTGGAAAAACAGCTGGCGTCACTGTCCAAGGGGCGTCGGCAACGACGCCAGCGGCGCATCCGTTCCCAGCTCCCCATTATTTCCATTGTGGGTTATACCAATGCGGGCAAATCAACGCTTCTCAATGCCCTCACTCAAAGCGCCGTATTTACGGAAGATCTCCTGTTCGCCACTCTGGATACCTCCTCACGCCGGTTGCGGTTTCCGCAGGAGCGTGAAGTCATTATTACCGACACCGTAGGGTTTATCCGCAAACTGCCCAAGAGTCTTCTGGGGGCCTTCAAAGCCACTCTGGAGGAGCTTGAAGACGCGGATCTGCTTCTGCATGTGGTCGATATTTCCGATCCGCGTTTCGAGGAGCAGATTGTTGCCGTGGAGCGCATCTTGCAGGACCTTGATCTTGGCACTTTGCCGCGGCAGCTGGTTTTTAACAAAACCGACAAGGTTTCATCGCAGGAAGTTGCGGCCTTATGCCGTCGCTTCAATGCCATTGGCGTCAGTGC